In the Streptomyces sp. f51 genome, one interval contains:
- a CDS encoding roadblock/LC7 domain-containing protein: MASDAPTGHVSDLDWLMSGLVQRVPHTTSAVLLSSDGLVKSVHGLDPDSADHMAALACGLYALGRSAGVRFGDGGEVRQVVVELDSTLLFVSTAGSGTCLAVLAGREADAAVLGYEMAMLVKSVRPYLVTAPRQHTVEPSAMRS; this comes from the coding sequence ATGGCGAGCGATGCGCCGACCGGCCACGTGTCCGACCTCGACTGGCTGATGAGCGGCCTCGTCCAGCGCGTACCCCACACCACGAGCGCCGTACTGCTCTCCAGCGACGGGCTCGTGAAGTCCGTCCACGGCCTCGACCCCGACAGCGCCGACCACATGGCGGCGCTCGCCTGCGGCCTCTACGCCCTCGGGCGCAGCGCCGGCGTGCGCTTCGGGGACGGCGGCGAGGTGCGCCAGGTCGTGGTCGAACTCGACTCGACCCTGCTGTTCGTCTCCACGGCCGGCTCCGGGACCTGTCTCGCCGTGCTCGCGGGCCGTGAGGCCGACGCGGCCGTCCTCGGCTACGAGATGGCGATGCTGGTCAAGAGCGTCCGGCCCTATCTGGTCACCGCGCCCCGGCAGCACACCGTCGAACCCTCGGCGATGAGGTCTTGA
- the tdh gene encoding L-threonine 3-dehydrogenase, translating to MKALVKEKAEPGLRLMDVPEPQAGPGDVLIKVLRTGICGTDLHIRNWDGWAQQTIKTPLVLGHEFVGEVVETGRDVSDINVGDRVSGEGHLVCGKCRNCLAGRRHLCRATVGLGVGRDGAFAEYVVLPATNVWVHRVPVDLDVAAIFDPFGNAVHTALSFPLVGEDVLITGAGPIGLMAAAVARHAGARNVVITDVSEERLELARKIGVSLALNVSGSTIADGQRTLNLREGFDIGLEMSGRPEAMRDMIANMTHGGRIAMLGLPSQEFPVDWARIVTSMITIKGIYGREMFETWYAMSVLLESGLDLMPVITGRYGFRDYEAAFDDAAGGRGGKVILDWTL from the coding sequence GTGAAGGCGCTGGTCAAGGAGAAGGCGGAGCCCGGACTCCGGCTCATGGACGTCCCGGAGCCGCAGGCGGGCCCCGGTGACGTGCTGATCAAGGTTCTCAGGACCGGGATCTGCGGCACCGACCTGCACATCCGCAACTGGGACGGCTGGGCCCAGCAGACCATCAAGACGCCCCTCGTGCTCGGCCACGAGTTCGTCGGCGAGGTCGTCGAGACCGGCCGCGACGTCAGCGACATCAACGTCGGTGACCGCGTCAGCGGCGAGGGCCACCTGGTCTGCGGCAAGTGCCGCAACTGCCTCGCCGGACGCCGTCACCTCTGCCGTGCCACCGTCGGCCTCGGCGTGGGCCGCGACGGTGCCTTCGCCGAGTACGTCGTGCTGCCCGCCACCAACGTGTGGGTGCACCGCGTCCCGGTCGACCTCGACGTCGCCGCGATCTTCGACCCGTTCGGCAACGCCGTCCACACCGCGCTGTCGTTCCCGCTCGTCGGCGAGGACGTCCTGATCACCGGCGCCGGTCCGATCGGTCTGATGGCCGCCGCCGTGGCCCGTCACGCGGGCGCCCGCAACGTCGTCATCACCGACGTGAGCGAGGAGCGCCTGGAGCTGGCCCGCAAGATCGGGGTCAGCCTCGCCCTGAACGTCTCGGGCTCGACGATCGCCGACGGGCAGCGCACGCTCAACCTGCGCGAGGGATTCGACATCGGCCTGGAGATGTCCGGCCGCCCCGAGGCGATGCGCGACATGATCGCCAACATGACCCACGGCGGACGGATCGCCATGCTGGGTCTGCCGTCCCAGGAGTTCCCGGTCGACTGGGCCCGGATCGTCACCTCGATGATCACGATCAAGGGCATCTACGGCCGCGAGATGTTCGAGACCTGGTACGCGATGTCGGTCCTCCTGGAGAGCGGACTCGACCTCATGCCCGTGATCACCGGCCGCTACGGGTTCCGGGACTACGAGGCGGCGTTCGACGACGCGGCCGGCGGCCGTGGCGGCAAGGTCATTCTCGACTGGACCCTCTGA
- a CDS encoding GNAT family N-acetyltransferase: MTATRLTEAELRTVLDELADLLVDTVDGGASIGFLAPLRRADAVAHWRERVEAVAAGHQTVWVAHVGDRLLGTVALAFPDKPNSRHRAELVKLMVHRDGRGQGVGRTLLATAETHAADAGITLLHLDTETGSPAESLYLSAGWTRVGEIPDYAATPAGEPHPTTIFYKRLRPAAETLGTPL, translated from the coding sequence ATCACCGCGACCCGCCTCACCGAGGCCGAACTCCGCACTGTGCTCGACGAGTTGGCGGACCTGCTCGTCGACACCGTGGACGGCGGCGCCTCGATCGGATTCCTCGCGCCACTCCGCCGCGCCGACGCCGTCGCCCATTGGCGGGAGCGCGTGGAAGCGGTCGCGGCCGGGCACCAGACGGTCTGGGTGGCCCACGTCGGCGACCGGCTGCTCGGCACGGTCGCCCTCGCCTTCCCGGACAAGCCCAACAGCCGCCACCGCGCCGAACTCGTCAAGCTGATGGTCCACCGGGACGGCCGCGGACAGGGCGTCGGCCGTACGCTCCTCGCCACCGCGGAGACCCATGCCGCCGACGCGGGCATCACCCTCCTCCACCTGGACACCGAGACCGGCAGTCCCGCCGAGTCGCTCTACCTCTCGGCGGGCTGGACCCGGGTCGGGGAGATACCGGACTACGCGGCGACCCCGGCGGGCGAGCCGCACCCGACGACGATCTTCTACAAGCGGTTGCGCCCGGCCGCCGAGACCCTGGGCACGCCCCTGTGA
- a CDS encoding MBL fold metallo-hydrolase — protein MTGFRTLSSGLRALRPAAFGADPAGARLRRIRNSPNFADGVFQNPETARTRPDGSMVEFAKVYFRSEERAHRSPAGTVPVHATTLADLARPAATGLRLTWMGHSSVLAEIDGHRVLFDPVWGERCSPFAFAGPKRLHPVPLPLAALGPVDVVVISHDHYDHLDMPTIKALGGTDTVFAVPLGVGAHLEHWGIAAERIRELDWNESAKVGGITLTATPARHFCGRGLRNTQHTLWASWVAEGDAHRIYHSGDTGYFQGFKDIGAAHGPFDATMIQIGAYSDFWPDIHMTPQEGMRSHLDLQGGQPSGVMLPIHWGTFNLSTHAWADPGEGTLAAARAVGARVALPRPGEPFEPTAETVPGEPWWRGVARTPEGGWPAVEEAVTENTPGDIADGSTEGTGEPETVPAG, from the coding sequence GTGACCGGTTTCCGTACCCTGAGCTCCGGGCTCCGCGCGCTGCGGCCCGCCGCCTTCGGCGCGGATCCGGCTGGTGCGCGCCTGCGCCGCATCCGCAATTCGCCGAATTTCGCGGACGGGGTCTTCCAGAACCCGGAGACCGCCCGCACCCGCCCGGACGGCTCGATGGTCGAGTTCGCGAAGGTCTACTTCCGCAGCGAGGAGCGCGCCCACCGCTCCCCGGCCGGGACCGTCCCGGTGCACGCGACGACCCTCGCCGACCTGGCCAGGCCCGCCGCGACCGGGCTGCGGCTCACCTGGATGGGGCACTCCAGCGTCCTCGCCGAGATCGACGGTCACCGGGTCCTGTTCGACCCGGTCTGGGGCGAGCGCTGTTCGCCGTTCGCGTTCGCCGGCCCCAAGCGGCTCCACCCGGTTCCCCTGCCGCTCGCCGCGCTCGGCCCGGTCGACGTCGTGGTGATCTCGCACGACCACTACGACCACCTGGACATGCCCACGATCAAGGCGCTGGGCGGCACGGACACCGTGTTCGCCGTGCCGCTGGGCGTCGGAGCCCACCTGGAGCACTGGGGCATCGCCGCCGAGCGGATCCGCGAGCTGGACTGGAACGAGTCGGCCAAGGTCGGCGGGATCACCCTGACCGCGACACCGGCGCGCCACTTCTGTGGCCGTGGCCTGCGCAACACCCAGCACACCCTCTGGGCGTCCTGGGTCGCCGAGGGCGACGCGCACCGGATCTACCACAGCGGCGACACCGGCTACTTCCAGGGCTTCAAGGACATCGGCGCCGCCCACGGCCCGTTCGACGCCACGATGATCCAGATCGGGGCCTACAGCGACTTCTGGCCCGACATCCACATGACGCCCCAGGAGGGGATGCGCTCCCACCTGGACCTCCAGGGCGGGCAGCCCTCCGGAGTGATGCTGCCGATCCACTGGGGGACGTTCAACCTCTCCACCCACGCCTGGGCCGACCCGGGCGAGGGCACGCTGGCAGCCGCCCGCGCAGTGGGGGCGAGGGTCGCGCTGCCCCGCCCCGGTGAGCCCTTCGAGCCCACGGCCGAGACCGTCCCCGGCGAGCCGTGGTGGCGGGGTGTGGCGCGCACGCCCGAGGGCGGCTGGCCGGCCGTCGAGGAGGCCGTCACGGAGAACACGCCGGGTGACATCGCCGACGGCTCGACGGAGGGCACCGGAGAGCCCGAAACGGTGCCCGCGGGCTGA
- a CDS encoding LysR family transcriptional regulator, producing MIEARRLHILRAVADHRTVTAAAAALYLTPSAVSQQLTALEQETGHRLVERGAKGVRLTPAGEILLGHTNAVLAQLERAEAELAAYSAGSAGTVTVASFATGIGLVVAPALARLAVTSPGILVRVQDAEGDASLPMVLDRQVDIAVAVEYRGAPDADDPRLTHVPLYAEPFDAVVPVTHRLADAEEVPLAELAKDPWIGPYPGNPCHDVVVLACENAGFQPRLEHSSDDFRAVVALASADAGVALVPRSALRGMELTGVVVRPVDGVAPTRRVFAAVRRGAEDHPLIRPVLDALTRAATVD from the coding sequence ATGATCGAAGCGCGGCGGCTCCACATCCTCCGTGCGGTGGCGGACCACCGCACGGTGACGGCCGCGGCTGCCGCGCTGTATCTCACCCCGTCGGCGGTCTCGCAGCAGCTGACCGCCCTGGAGCAGGAGACGGGCCACCGGCTCGTCGAGCGCGGCGCCAAGGGCGTACGGCTCACCCCCGCCGGCGAGATCCTGCTCGGCCACACCAACGCCGTCCTGGCTCAACTGGAGCGCGCGGAGGCCGAGTTGGCCGCGTACAGCGCGGGCTCGGCCGGCACGGTCACGGTGGCCTCCTTCGCCACCGGCATCGGCCTGGTGGTGGCCCCCGCGCTGGCCAGGCTCGCCGTCACCTCGCCCGGCATCCTCGTGCGCGTCCAGGACGCCGAGGGCGACGCCAGCCTGCCGATGGTGCTCGACCGGCAGGTCGACATCGCGGTGGCCGTCGAGTACCGGGGCGCCCCGGACGCGGACGACCCGCGTCTGACCCACGTCCCGCTGTACGCCGAGCCGTTCGACGCGGTCGTGCCCGTCACCCACCGGCTGGCCGACGCCGAGGAGGTGCCCCTCGCCGAGCTGGCCAAGGACCCCTGGATCGGCCCCTACCCGGGCAACCCCTGTCATGACGTGGTCGTCCTGGCCTGCGAGAACGCCGGATTCCAGCCGCGCCTCGAACACTCCTCGGACGACTTCAGGGCCGTCGTCGCCCTCGCCTCCGCGGACGCGGGCGTCGCCCTGGTCCCGCGCTCGGCGCTGCGGGGCATGGAGCTCACCGGAGTGGTCGTCCGTCCCGTGGACGGGGTCGCCCCCACCCGCCGTGTCTTCGCCGCCGTTCGCCGGGGAGCCGAGGACCACCCCCTGATCCGGCCCGTCCTGGACGCGCTGACCCGGGCGGCCACCGTCGACTGA
- a CDS encoding DUF742 domain-containing protein — protein sequence MKGAAAGDGPWLDDAAGRLVRPYTVSGGRTRPSTALDLLSQVMATGATPLGYLGPEHNQALERCRAPVSVAEVAAHLKLPAAVTKVLLSDLVDCGALTTKPPRFHHNPTDRSLLEAVLDGLRRQL from the coding sequence TTGAAGGGGGCCGCGGCCGGCGACGGGCCCTGGCTCGACGACGCGGCGGGACGCCTGGTGCGCCCCTACACCGTCAGCGGCGGCCGCACCCGGCCGAGCACGGCGCTCGACCTCCTCTCCCAGGTCATGGCCACGGGAGCCACACCCCTCGGCTACCTCGGACCCGAGCACAACCAGGCGCTCGAACGCTGCCGGGCACCCGTCTCGGTCGCCGAGGTCGCCGCCCATCTGAAGCTGCCGGCGGCGGTCACCAAGGTGCTGCTGTCGGACCTCGTCGACTGCGGGGCGCTGACCACGAAGCCCCCGCGGTTCCACCACAACCCCACTGACCGATCCCTTCTGGAGGCAGTGCTCGATGGACTACGACGACAGCTCTGA
- a CDS encoding ATP/GTP-binding protein — protein MDYDDSSDPFPTALKILVAGGFGVGKTTFVGAVSEIAPLSTEELLTTVSASTDRLDGIENKVETTVAMDFGRITLDPEHVLYLFGTPGQERFWFMWDELSDGALGAVILADTRRLEDCFAAVDFFEQRGLAFIVAVNEFDGSYRYDPAEVRAAIDLDPGIPVVCCDARISSSGVQTLLTLVRHLLAHAPAHSPSHGARA, from the coding sequence ATGGACTACGACGACAGCTCTGACCCCTTCCCCACCGCGCTGAAGATCCTGGTGGCGGGAGGGTTCGGGGTCGGCAAGACGACGTTCGTCGGAGCGGTGAGCGAGATCGCGCCGCTCAGTACGGAGGAATTGCTGACCACCGTCAGCGCCTCGACCGACCGGCTCGACGGGATCGAGAACAAGGTCGAGACGACCGTCGCGATGGACTTCGGCCGCATAACCCTCGACCCGGAACACGTGCTCTATCTGTTCGGCACACCCGGGCAGGAGCGGTTCTGGTTCATGTGGGACGAACTCTCCGACGGCGCGCTCGGCGCGGTGATCCTCGCCGACACCCGGCGCCTGGAGGACTGCTTCGCGGCCGTCGACTTCTTCGAACAGCGCGGTCTGGCGTTCATCGTCGCGGTCAACGAGTTCGACGGCTCGTACCGCTACGACCCGGCCGAGGTGCGTGCCGCCATCGACCTCGACCCCGGGATCCCCGTCGTGTGCTGCGACGCCCGGATCTCCAGCTCGGGCGTGCAGACCCTGCTCACCCTGGTCCGTCACCTCCTCGCCCACGCGCCCGCCCACTCCCCGAGCCATGGAGCCCGTGCATGA
- a CDS encoding glycine C-acetyltransferase, whose protein sequence is MFDSVRDDLRTTLDEIRAAGLHKPERVIGTPQSATVSVTAGGRPGEVLNFCANNYLGLADHPEVVAAAHAALDRWGYGMASVRFICGTQEVHKELEARLSAFLGQEDTILYSSCFDANGGVFETLLGAEDAVISDALNHASIIDGIRLSKARRFRYANRDMADLEAQLKEASGARRRLIVTDGVFSMDGYVAPLQEICDLAERYDAMVMVDDSHAVGFVGPGGRGTPELHGVMDRVDIITGTLGKALGGASGGYVAARAEIVALLRQRSRPYLFSNTLAPVIAAASLKVLDLLESADDLRVRLRENTALFRSRMTEEGFDILPGDHAIAPVMIGDASVAGRMAELLLERGVYVIGFSYPVVPQGQARIRVQLSAGHSTEDVNRAVDAFVAARAELDA, encoded by the coding sequence ATGTTCGACTCCGTCCGTGACGACCTGCGCACCACCCTCGACGAGATCCGCGCCGCCGGGCTCCACAAGCCCGAGCGGGTCATCGGCACCCCGCAGTCCGCGACCGTGAGCGTCACCGCGGGCGGCCGCCCCGGTGAGGTCCTCAACTTCTGCGCGAACAACTACCTCGGCCTCGCCGACCACCCCGAGGTCGTCGCCGCCGCCCACGCGGCGCTCGACCGCTGGGGCTACGGCATGGCCTCCGTGCGCTTCATCTGCGGTACGCAGGAGGTGCACAAGGAGCTGGAGGCGCGGCTGTCCGCGTTCCTCGGCCAGGAGGACACGATCCTCTACTCCTCCTGCTTCGACGCCAACGGCGGTGTCTTCGAGACCCTCCTCGGCGCCGAGGACGCGGTCATCTCCGACGCCCTCAACCACGCCTCGATCATCGACGGCATCCGGCTCTCCAAGGCGCGCCGCTTCCGGTACGCCAACCGCGACATGGCCGACCTGGAGGCACAGCTCAAGGAGGCCTCCGGCGCGCGGCGCCGTCTGATCGTCACCGACGGCGTCTTCTCGATGGACGGCTACGTCGCCCCGCTCCAGGAGATCTGCGACCTCGCCGAGCGGTACGACGCGATGGTCATGGTCGACGACTCGCACGCGGTCGGCTTCGTCGGCCCCGGCGGCCGGGGCACCCCCGAGCTGCACGGGGTGATGGACCGCGTCGACATCATCACCGGCACGCTCGGCAAGGCCCTCGGCGGCGCCTCCGGCGGCTATGTCGCCGCCCGCGCCGAGATCGTCGCCCTGCTGCGCCAGCGGTCCCGCCCGTACCTCTTCTCGAACACGCTCGCCCCGGTGATCGCCGCGGCCTCCCTGAAGGTCCTCGACCTGCTGGAGTCGGCCGACGACCTGCGGGTGCGGCTGCGGGAGAACACGGCGCTGTTCCGCTCCCGGATGACCGAGGAGGGCTTCGACATCCTCCCCGGCGACCACGCGATCGCCCCGGTCATGATCGGTGACGCGTCCGTCGCCGGCCGCATGGCGGAACTGCTCCTGGAGCGCGGCGTGTACGTGATCGGCTTCTCGTACCCGGTCGTCCCGCAGGGGCAGGCCCGTATCCGCGTCCAGCTCTCGGCGGGGCACTCCACCGAGGACGTGAACCGGGCCGTCGACGCCTTCGTGGCGGCGCGGGCGGAACTCGACGCCTGA
- a CDS encoding XRE family transcriptional regulator — MGNDDDGTVDVRLGARLAELRAERDWTLGELAERSGISRSTLSRAERAEISPTASLLNRLCHVYGRTMSQLLSEVERESALLVRAEDQTVWTDHASGFVRRSVSPPHPGLRGELVEGRLAAGADIAYDRPPVPGLEQHIWVLDGRLDVTAQDMEHRLGAGDCLRLRVWGPTRFHCPGPQDVRYALAVVLP, encoded by the coding sequence ATGGGAAACGATGACGACGGCACCGTCGACGTCCGGCTCGGGGCGCGGCTGGCCGAACTGAGGGCCGAACGGGACTGGACCCTGGGTGAACTGGCGGAGCGCAGCGGGATCAGCAGATCGACCCTCTCCCGTGCCGAGCGCGCCGAGATCAGCCCCACCGCCTCCCTCCTGAACCGCCTCTGCCATGTATACGGGCGGACCATGTCGCAGCTGCTCAGCGAGGTCGAGCGGGAGTCCGCCCTGCTGGTCCGCGCCGAGGACCAGACGGTCTGGACGGACCACGCCTCCGGATTCGTCCGCCGATCGGTCTCGCCGCCCCATCCGGGACTACGCGGCGAACTGGTCGAGGGGCGGCTCGCGGCCGGCGCGGACATCGCGTACGACCGTCCCCCCGTACCCGGCCTCGAACAGCACATCTGGGTCCTCGACGGCCGGCTCGACGTGACCGCGCAGGACATGGAGCACCGCCTCGGTGCCGGTGACTGCCTCCGGCTGCGCGTGTGGGGGCCGACCCGCTTCCACTGCCCCGGCCCCCAGGACGTGCGGTACGCGCTGGCGGTGGTGCTGCCGTGA
- a CDS encoding ATP-binding protein — MSHLRAPAARADRREGGRHGRPAARATVAPHETHLRPQLLRLAVLPPTAVALSACAAVLFTVRSTGARPGPVLWAVLAGAVGVALAGILIAAVAANRAATSVRERMAALRRASARTETDLRAVVEGLSRGEDPPARKKRRRPPADADDFELLAADLSRAHDGAVTAVVQASRLSSRAGSDQKVEVFVNLARRLQSLVHREISLLDELENEIEDPDLLKGLFHVDHLATRIRRHAENLAVLGGAVSRRQWSNPVSMTEVLRSAIAEVEQYSRVKLVPPIDGTLRGHAVADVIHLLAELVENATLFSAPHTQVLLRVDHVTSGLAIEVEDRGLGMQAGEQDRMNALLADPDQVNVAGLLQDGRIGLFVVSQLARRHGIHVRLQSNIYGGVQAVLVVPQGLLGATPDAGDADQGVGQAQMQAPVNGTGNGTNAGHRPALGPGPAHPSPTQVPVLPGGGRRAAPVVPRQSPREPAYEPARAERTSPGGAEGPAGARAANPLPVRGARDARPNPAEAVPGIRPEDRLAAAENAAMPPTPRTGVVRGTMGKPNLPKRRAQEHIVPQLREGQAPRPAPDHPVVHDPALMAAFQRGIGLAEAAQTEPPGRELPEPSRGPSPAEGATAPASFPDRTRLEERPGDGTVPARREPPTDTSADTGDPLDVLLPDAGPDAPLGVPPEDSTQVAHPDLSRATHAQAPHAAPGLSSGHDSGTRHDGSAPAG; from the coding sequence ATGTCTCACCTCCGCGCACCGGCCGCACGCGCAGACCGCCGTGAGGGCGGGCGGCACGGCCGCCCGGCCGCCCGCGCCACCGTCGCGCCGCACGAGACGCACCTGCGGCCCCAGCTCCTGCGCCTCGCGGTCCTGCCGCCGACCGCCGTGGCCCTCAGCGCGTGCGCCGCCGTCCTGTTCACCGTCCGCTCCACCGGAGCCCGGCCCGGCCCCGTCCTGTGGGCCGTCCTCGCCGGAGCCGTGGGCGTGGCCCTGGCCGGCATCCTGATCGCCGCCGTGGCCGCGAACCGCGCCGCCACCTCCGTACGCGAACGGATGGCGGCCCTGCGCCGGGCGAGCGCCAGGACCGAGACCGACCTGCGTGCCGTCGTCGAGGGGCTGAGCCGCGGCGAGGACCCGCCCGCGCGCAAGAAGCGCCGCCGCCCGCCGGCGGACGCCGACGACTTCGAACTGCTCGCCGCCGACCTCTCCCGCGCCCATGACGGCGCCGTCACGGCCGTCGTGCAGGCCTCGCGCCTCTCCAGCCGGGCGGGCAGCGACCAGAAGGTCGAGGTCTTCGTCAATCTGGCCCGGCGCCTCCAGTCCCTCGTGCACCGCGAGATCTCCCTCCTGGACGAGCTGGAGAACGAGATCGAGGACCCGGACCTCCTCAAGGGCCTCTTCCACGTCGACCACCTGGCCACCCGCATCCGCCGCCACGCCGAGAACCTCGCCGTGCTCGGCGGCGCCGTCTCGCGCCGCCAGTGGAGCAACCCCGTCTCCATGACCGAGGTCCTGCGCTCCGCGATCGCCGAGGTCGAGCAGTACTCACGGGTCAAGCTGGTGCCCCCGATCGACGGCACCCTGCGCGGGCACGCCGTCGCCGACGTCATCCACCTGCTCGCCGAACTCGTCGAGAACGCCACCCTGTTCTCCGCCCCGCACACCCAGGTGCTGCTCCGCGTCGACCACGTCACCTCGGGTCTTGCCATCGAGGTGGAGGACCGCGGCCTCGGCATGCAGGCGGGCGAACAGGACAGGATGAACGCCCTGCTCGCCGACCCCGACCAGGTCAACGTCGCCGGACTGCTCCAGGACGGGCGCATCGGTCTGTTCGTCGTCTCGCAGCTCGCCCGCAGACACGGCATCCACGTACGGCTCCAGAGCAACATCTACGGCGGTGTCCAGGCCGTACTCGTCGTCCCGCAGGGCCTGTTGGGGGCGACGCCGGACGCCGGGGACGCGGACCAGGGCGTGGGCCAGGCGCAGATGCAGGCGCCCGTGAACGGCACGGGCAACGGGACGAACGCAGGGCACCGTCCGGCCCTCGGCCCCGGGCCCGCGCACCCGTCGCCCACACAGGTCCCGGTCCTGCCCGGCGGCGGACGCCGTGCGGCCCCGGTGGTGCCACGTCAGTCGCCGCGCGAGCCGGCGTACGAGCCCGCGCGAGCGGAACGGACGTCTCCTGGGGGCGCCGAAGGACCGGCCGGGGCACGCGCCGCCAACCCGCTCCCGGTGCGCGGCGCCCGCGACGCACGGCCCAACCCCGCCGAGGCCGTCCCCGGCATCCGCCCGGAGGACCGGCTCGCCGCCGCCGAGAACGCGGCCATGCCGCCCACACCGCGCACCGGTGTCGTGCGCGGCACGATGGGCAAGCCCAACCTGCCCAAGCGGCGCGCCCAGGAGCACATCGTTCCGCAGCTGCGCGAAGGACAGGCGCCCCGCCCGGCCCCGGACCACCCCGTCGTGCACGACCCGGCGCTCATGGCGGCGTTCCAGCGCGGGATCGGGCTCGCGGAGGCCGCCCAGACGGAACCGCCGGGCCGGGAGCTCCCCGAGCCGTCCCGGGGCCCGTCGCCCGCGGAGGGGGCGACCGCACCCGCGTCGTTCCCGGACCGGACGCGCCTGGAGGAACGGCCGGGGGACGGCACGGTCCCGGCCCGCCGCGAGCCGCCCACGGACACCTCCGCCGACACCGGCGACCCCCTGGACGTACTCCTCCCGGACGCAGGGCCGGACGCGCCCCTCGGCGTCCCCCCGGAGGACAGCACCCAGGTGGCTCATCCGGACCTCTCGCGCGCCACGCACGCACAGGCACCGCACGCAGCCCCCGGCCTCTCCTCCGGCCACGACAGCGGCACCCGGCACGACGGGAGCGCACCGGCCGGATGA
- a CDS encoding GAF domain-containing protein yields the protein MSYDPPRPAGRLLLTPQDKDAPARVRRLRRLGLGERSEPMLDAFADRLAQIASAPYAMVNFIDEEQQFFAGLRTPYAGAGGGRLVAAADGNELELGRYMARDHGFCPHVVVRRKALVLEDVCDYPRFAGNPVVDEFGVRSYLGAPLLDRSGIALGTICVVDTGPRPWGRAGLETIKAMAAELTGQLEGREEAHGI from the coding sequence ATGAGTTACGACCCGCCGCGGCCGGCCGGTCGTCTGCTGCTGACCCCGCAGGACAAGGACGCTCCGGCCCGGGTGCGACGGCTGCGCCGGCTGGGCCTCGGGGAGCGCTCCGAGCCCATGCTCGACGCCTTCGCGGACCGGCTCGCCCAGATCGCCTCCGCGCCGTACGCGATGGTCAACTTCATCGACGAGGAGCAGCAGTTCTTCGCCGGTCTGCGCACCCCGTACGCGGGCGCGGGGGGCGGCCGCCTCGTGGCCGCCGCGGACGGGAACGAGCTCGAACTGGGCCGCTACATGGCCCGGGACCACGGCTTCTGCCCGCATGTGGTGGTGCGCCGCAAGGCGCTCGTCCTGGAGGACGTCTGCGACTACCCGCGCTTCGCCGGGAATCCGGTCGTCGACGAGTTCGGCGTCCGCTCCTACCTCGGCGCCCCGCTGCTCGACCGCAGCGGCATCGCCCTCGGCACGATCTGTGTCGTGGACACCGGGCCGCGCCCCTGGGGACGGGCGGGTCTGGAGACCATCAAGGCGATGGCGGCCGAGCTGACCGGGCAGCTCGAAGGGCGGGAAGAGGCGCACGGGATCTGA